One window of Agromyces rhizosphaerae genomic DNA carries:
- the secY gene encoding preprotein translocase subunit SecY has product MFNAIGRIFRTPDLRRKIGFTLGIIALFRLGSFIPAPFVDFGNVQACLAANQGTSGLYELVNVFSGGALLQLSIFALGIMPYITASIITQLLRVVIPHFETLYKEGQAGQARLTQYTRYLTIALAVLQSTTLITVARSGALFNTNPIAECSQLLTNDAWYAVMLMVITMTAGTGLIMWLGELITERGIGNGMSLLIFTSIAATFPGSLWAIGVARGWDIFALVLVVGIAIVVAVVFVEQSQRRIPVQYAKRMVGRRTYGGNNTYIPIKVNMAGVVPVIFASSLLYLPALIAQFNQPQPGEEPAAWVVWIQNYLVNGDHPLYMLMYFLLIVGFTYFYVAITFNPEDVAENMKKYGGFIPGIRAGRPTAEYLDYVLTRVTLPGSVYLGIVALIPLIALGLVGANANFPFGGASILIIVGVGLETVKQIDAQLQQRHYEGLLR; this is encoded by the coding sequence GTGTTCAACGCCATCGGGCGGATCTTCCGCACGCCGGATCTTCGCAGGAAGATCGGCTTCACCCTGGGGATCATCGCCCTGTTCCGGCTCGGCTCGTTCATCCCGGCGCCGTTCGTCGACTTCGGCAACGTCCAGGCGTGCCTCGCAGCCAACCAGGGCACGTCCGGCCTCTACGAGCTGGTCAACGTCTTCTCCGGCGGCGCGCTGCTCCAGCTGTCGATCTTCGCGCTCGGCATCATGCCGTACATCACCGCGTCGATCATCACGCAGCTGCTGCGCGTCGTCATCCCGCACTTCGAGACCCTGTACAAGGAGGGCCAGGCCGGCCAGGCCCGCCTGACCCAGTACACGCGGTACCTCACCATCGCGCTTGCCGTGCTCCAGTCGACGACGCTGATCACGGTCGCTCGCAGCGGCGCGCTGTTCAACACGAACCCGATCGCCGAGTGCTCACAGCTGCTCACCAACGACGCCTGGTACGCGGTGATGCTCATGGTCATCACCATGACCGCCGGCACCGGCCTCATCATGTGGCTGGGCGAGCTCATCACCGAGCGCGGCATCGGCAACGGCATGTCGCTGCTCATCTTCACGTCGATCGCGGCGACCTTCCCCGGCTCGCTCTGGGCCATCGGCGTCGCACGCGGCTGGGACATCTTCGCGCTCGTGCTCGTCGTGGGCATCGCGATCGTCGTCGCCGTCGTCTTCGTCGAGCAGTCGCAGCGCCGCATCCCGGTGCAGTACGCCAAGCGCATGGTCGGCCGACGCACCTACGGCGGCAACAACACCTACATCCCGATCAAGGTGAACATGGCCGGCGTCGTGCCCGTCATCTTCGCCTCGTCGCTGCTGTACCTGCCGGCCCTGATCGCGCAGTTCAACCAGCCGCAGCCGGGCGAGGAGCCCGCGGCGTGGGTGGTCTGGATCCAGAACTACCTCGTCAATGGCGACCACCCGCTGTACATGCTGATGTACTTCCTGCTCATCGTGGGCTTCACCTACTTCTACGTGGCGATCACCTTCAACCCGGAGGACGTCGCGGAGAACATGAAGAAGTACGGCGGGTTCATCCCCGGCATCCGCGCCGGCCGTCCGACGGCCGAGTACCTCGACTACGTCCTGACGCGCGTCACGCTGCCCGGCTCGGTGTACCTCGGCATCGTCGCGCTCATCCCGCTCATCGCGCTCGGACTCGTCGGCGCGAACGCGAACTTCCCGTTCGGCGGCGCGTCCATCCTCATCATCGTGGGCGTCGGACTCGAGACCGTGAAGCAGATCGACGCGCAGCTGCAGCAGCGCCACTACGAAGGGCTCCTCCGATGA
- the rplF gene encoding 50S ribosomal protein L6, which translates to MSRIGRLPIDIPAGVTVSVDGRQVTVKGPKGELSLVVAAPIEAKVEDGQVLVSRPDDERESRSLHGLTRSLINNQIVGVTQGYSKALEIVGTGYRVQQKGSSIEFALGFSHPVTVEPPAGITFTVEGNNKLTVAGIDKQAVGETAANIRKIKKPEPYKGKGIRYAGEVVRRKAGKAGK; encoded by the coding sequence ATGTCACGAATCGGACGTCTCCCCATCGACATCCCTGCCGGCGTCACCGTCTCGGTCGACGGCCGTCAGGTCACCGTGAAGGGCCCGAAGGGCGAGCTCTCGCTCGTCGTCGCGGCTCCCATCGAGGCCAAGGTCGAAGACGGTCAGGTCCTCGTCAGCCGCCCGGACGACGAGCGCGAGTCGCGTTCGCTCCACGGCCTCACCCGTTCGCTCATCAACAACCAGATCGTCGGCGTGACGCAGGGCTACTCCAAGGCCCTCGAGATCGTCGGTACCGGGTACCGCGTGCAGCAGAAGGGCAGCTCGATCGAGTTCGCCCTCGGCTTCTCGCACCCGGTCACCGTCGAGCCGCCGGCCGGGATCACGTTCACGGTCGAGGGCAACAACAAGCTCACCGTCGCCGGCATCGACAAGCAGGCCGTCGGCGAGACCGCAGCGAACATCCGCAAGATCAAGAAGCCGGAGCCCTACAAGGGCAAGGGCATCCGCTACGCCGGTGAGGTCGTTCGCCGCAAGGCCGGAAAGGCTGGTAAGTAA
- the rpmC gene encoding 50S ribosomal protein L29, with the protein MAVGSKELAPAELDTFEDERLVDELKKAKEELFNLRFQAATGQLESHGRLKAVKRDIARIYTVIRERELGIRATPAPVEVPAKAEKPAKKTKKAAAEADAETKEA; encoded by the coding sequence ATGGCCGTCGGATCCAAGGAGCTCGCCCCCGCCGAGCTCGACACCTTCGAAGACGAGCGACTCGTCGACGAGCTGAAGAAGGCCAAGGAGGAGCTGTTCAACCTCCGCTTCCAGGCCGCAACGGGTCAGCTCGAGAGCCACGGCCGCCTGAAGGCCGTCAAGCGCGACATCGCGCGCATCTACACCGTGATCCGCGAGCGCGAGCTCGGCATCCGCGCCACCCCGGCCCCGGTCGAGGTGCCCGCGAAGGCCGAGAAGCCCGCGAAGAAGACCAAGAAGGCGGCGGCCGAGGCCGACGCCGAGACGAAGGAGGCCTGA
- the rplR gene encoding 50S ribosomal protein L18: MAVKSKSAARSRRHARLRKKVVGTEQRPRLVVTRSARHVFVQVVDDSKGHTVASASTMEADLRTFDGDKTAKARKVGELVAERAKSAGVEAVIFDRGGNKYAGRVAAIADGAREAGLNL, translated from the coding sequence ATGGCCGTCAAGAGCAAGTCGGCTGCGCGTTCGCGCCGCCACGCCCGCCTGCGCAAGAAGGTCGTCGGCACCGAGCAGCGTCCGCGCCTCGTCGTGACCCGCTCGGCTCGCCACGTCTTCGTCCAGGTGGTCGACGACAGCAAGGGCCACACGGTCGCCTCGGCGTCCACCATGGAGGCCGACCTCCGCACGTTCGACGGTGACAAGACCGCCAAGGCCCGCAAGGTCGGCGAGCTCGTCGCCGAGCGCGCGAAGAGCGCCGGTGTCGAGGCAGTCATCTTCGACCGCGGTGGCAACAAGTACGCCGGTCGTGTCGCAGCGATCGCCGATGGAGCGCGAGAGGCAGGGCTGAACCTGTGA
- the map gene encoding type I methionyl aminopeptidase, whose translation MFKRSIYKTPEQLRAMRAPGEATRAALAAARAAIRPGVTPIELDAIAEAVIHEHGGESNFKLVPGYRHTLCVSVNDEVVHGIPGSRPFAPGDIVSVDGGAQIDGWNGDSAFTVVIDDPGNAELVAARRELSEVTESALWRGVAALASARHLNEVGAAIQEHVESRGRWGILTDYVGHGIGRTMHEEPPVFNYRVRPRGPEVRPGLVVAIEPMIVAGSIDTVVHDDEWTVATADGADAAHWEHSIAVHEDGVWVLTAADGGAAGLAPHGIVPAPPR comes from the coding sequence GTGTTCAAGCGCTCGATCTACAAGACGCCCGAGCAGCTGCGCGCGATGCGCGCTCCCGGCGAGGCGACGCGGGCGGCGCTCGCAGCCGCACGCGCGGCGATCCGCCCCGGCGTCACGCCGATCGAGCTCGACGCGATCGCCGAGGCGGTCATCCACGAGCACGGCGGGGAGTCGAACTTCAAGCTCGTCCCCGGCTACCGGCACACGCTCTGCGTGTCGGTGAACGACGAGGTCGTGCACGGCATCCCCGGCAGCCGCCCGTTCGCCCCCGGTGACATCGTCTCGGTCGACGGCGGAGCGCAGATCGACGGCTGGAACGGCGACTCGGCGTTCACCGTGGTGATCGACGACCCCGGGAACGCCGAGCTCGTCGCCGCCCGGCGCGAGCTCTCCGAGGTCACCGAGTCCGCCCTCTGGCGCGGCGTCGCGGCCCTCGCGAGCGCGCGTCACCTGAACGAGGTGGGCGCGGCGATCCAGGAGCACGTCGAGTCCCGCGGCCGCTGGGGCATCCTCACCGACTACGTCGGCCACGGCATCGGCCGCACGATGCACGAGGAGCCGCCGGTGTTCAACTATCGCGTGCGTCCGCGGGGGCCCGAGGTGCGTCCCGGCCTCGTCGTCGCGATCGAACCGATGATCGTCGCGGGCTCCATCGACACCGTCGTGCACGACGACGAGTGGACCGTCGCGACGGCCGACGGCGCCGACGCGGCCCACTGGGAGCACTCGATCGCCGTGCACGAGGACGGCGTCTGGGTGCTCACGGCGGCCGACGGCGGCGCGGCCGGGCTGGCCCCGCACGGCATCGTGCCGGCCCCGCCGCGCTGA
- the rplE gene encoding 50S ribosomal protein L5 yields MTDTAVGTGKIQPRLKQKYQSEIIAKLTEEHGYTNVHQVPGLTKIVVNMGVGEAARDGKVIDGAIADLTKITGQKPQVTKARKSIAQFKLREGQPIGAHVTLRGDRMWEFLDRLLSLALPRIRDFRGLSDRQFDGHGNYTFGLTEQSVFHEIDQDKIDRVRGMDITVVTTATTDEEGRALLTALGFPYSAGSNAQ; encoded by the coding sequence ATGACCGACACTGCAGTGGGAACTGGCAAAATCCAGCCCCGTCTCAAGCAGAAGTACCAGAGCGAGATCATCGCGAAGCTGACCGAGGAGCACGGATACACCAACGTGCACCAGGTGCCCGGCCTCACGAAGATCGTCGTGAACATGGGCGTCGGCGAGGCCGCGCGCGATGGCAAGGTCATCGACGGCGCGATCGCCGACCTGACCAAGATCACCGGCCAGAAGCCGCAGGTGACCAAGGCACGCAAGTCGATCGCGCAGTTCAAGCTGCGCGAGGGCCAGCCCATCGGCGCGCACGTCACGCTCCGTGGCGACCGCATGTGGGAGTTCCTCGACCGCCTGCTCTCGCTCGCGCTGCCCCGCATCCGGGACTTCCGCGGCCTCTCGGACCGCCAGTTCGACGGTCACGGCAACTACACCTTCGGTCTCACGGAGCAGTCCGTGTTCCACGAGATCGACCAGGACAAGATCGACCGCGTCCGCGGCATGGACATCACCGTGGTGACCACCGCGACCACCGACGAGGAGGGTCGCGCGCTGCTCACGGCGCTCGGCTTCCCCTACTCGGCCGGCTCGAACGCACAGTAG
- the rplO gene encoding 50S ribosomal protein L15 — protein sequence MAEEKKDAAEAPKKAPAKKAPAKAAAEKAPAAKAPAKKAPAKAAADKPAAEKAPAAKAPAKKAPAKAAADKPAAEKAPAAKAPAKKAPAKAAADKAPAAKAPAAKAPAKKAPAKKAEAETAEREQVLKVHHLRPAPGAKKAKTRVGRGEGSKGKTAGRGTKGTKARNTVRVGFEGGQLPYHMRAPKLRGFKNPFRVEYQVVNLAKLAELYPKGGDVTVSDLVAKGAVRKNEKVKVLGDGDIAVKLNVTVDKVSGSAEEKIVAAGGSVK from the coding sequence ATGGCAGAAGAGAAGAAGGACGCCGCCGAGGCTCCGAAGAAGGCTCCGGCCAAGAAGGCTCCGGCCAAGGCCGCCGCCGAGAAGGCTCCGGCAGCGAAGGCTCCGGCGAAGAAGGCTCCGGCGAAGGCCGCTGCCGACAAGCCGGCCGCTGAGAAGGCTCCGGCCGCCAAGGCTCCGGCGAAGAAGGCTCCGGCGAAGGCCGCTGCCGACAAGCCGGCCGCTGAGAAGGCTCCGGCCGCCAAGGCTCCGGCCAAGAAGGCTCCGGCCAAGGCCGCCGCCGACAAGGCCCCGGCCGCCAAGGCTCCGGCAGCCAAGGCTCCGGCGAAGAAGGCCCCGGCGAAGAAGGCCGAGGCCGAGACCGCCGAGCGCGAGCAGGTCCTCAAGGTCCACCACCTCCGCCCGGCGCCCGGCGCCAAGAAGGCGAAGACCCGCGTGGGTCGCGGTGAGGGCTCGAAGGGCAAGACCGCGGGTCGCGGCACCAAGGGCACGAAGGCCCGCAACACGGTGCGCGTCGGCTTCGAGGGTGGCCAGCTGCCCTACCACATGCGTGCGCCGAAGCTGCGCGGGTTCAAGAACCCGTTCCGCGTCGAGTACCAGGTGGTCAACCTGGCGAAGCTCGCCGAGCTCTACCCGAAGGGCGGGGACGTCACCGTCTCCGACCTCGTTGCCAAGGGCGCGGTGCGCAAGAACGAGAAGGTCAAGGTGCTGGGCGACGGCGACATCGCGGTCAAGCTCAACGTCACGGTCGACAAGGTCTCCGGTTCCGCGGAGGAGAAGATCGTGGCGGCCGGCGGATCCGTCAAGTAA
- a CDS encoding PTS sugar transporter subunit IIB — translation MRILVVCGAGASSTFVAQRVRRSARDRGLDLTVEAAGSTRLDAGLDEVDVVLLGAHVGTLADTVRERAAEASVAVAVMPERVFAARDGEEALDLALAVSGGRS, via the coding sequence ATGAGGATCCTGGTGGTGTGCGGCGCGGGCGCGTCGAGCACGTTCGTCGCCCAGCGTGTGCGTCGCAGCGCGCGCGATCGCGGACTCGACCTGACGGTCGAGGCGGCAGGGTCGACGCGGCTGGACGCCGGCCTCGACGAGGTCGACGTGGTGCTGCTCGGCGCGCACGTCGGCACGCTCGCCGACACGGTGCGGGAGCGCGCCGCCGAGGCATCCGTCGCCGTCGCCGTCATGCCCGAGCGCGTCTTCGCGGCGCGCGACGGCGAGGAGGCCCTCGATCTCGCCCTCGCCGTGAGCGGGGGGCGATCGTGA
- a CDS encoding HPr family phosphocarrier protein — protein MVERTVQIGSSHGLHARPAKLFTQAAAESGAQVTIAKDGGSPVNAASILAVISQGIDHGDTVTLTVDGGDEDAVLERLVELLSTDHDE, from the coding sequence ATGGTGGAACGCACTGTCCAGATCGGATCGAGCCACGGACTGCACGCCAGGCCGGCGAAGCTCTTCACCCAAGCCGCTGCCGAGTCGGGAGCCCAGGTCACGATCGCGAAGGACGGCGGGTCTCCCGTCAACGCCGCGAGCATCCTGGCGGTCATCTCGCAGGGCATCGACCACGGTGACACCGTCACCCTCACCGTCGACGGCGGTGACGAGGACGCGGTCCTCGAACGACTCGTGGAGCTGCTCAGCACCGACCACGACGAGTAG
- the rpmD gene encoding 50S ribosomal protein L30, which produces MAGRLKVTQIKSKVSEKQYQRDTLRSLGLKRIGDVVVREDTPQNRGYVNTVAHLVKVEEID; this is translated from the coding sequence ATGGCCGGTCGGCTCAAGGTGACCCAGATCAAGTCCAAGGTGAGCGAGAAGCAGTACCAGCGCGACACGCTGCGCAGTCTCGGACTCAAGCGCATCGGTGACGTCGTGGTCCGCGAGGACACCCCGCAGAACCGCGGGTACGTCAACACCGTCGCTCACCTCGTCAAGGTTGAGGAGATCGACTAA
- the rplX gene encoding 50S ribosomal protein L24 has translation MAKIKKGDLVEVISGKSQDRGGDRGKQGRVIEVFPNDDRIVVEGVNYVTKHVRVGQTQRGSKTGGLETHEAPIHVSNVAIVDPETKKPTRVGFRNETVTKDGVEKTVRVRYAKKSGKDL, from the coding sequence ATGGCGAAGATCAAGAAGGGCGACCTCGTCGAGGTCATCTCGGGCAAGAGCCAGGACCGCGGCGGAGACCGCGGCAAGCAGGGTCGTGTCATCGAGGTGTTCCCGAACGACGACCGCATCGTCGTCGAGGGCGTCAACTACGTCACCAAGCACGTGCGGGTCGGCCAGACCCAGCGCGGCTCGAAGACCGGCGGCCTCGAGACCCACGAGGCCCCGATCCACGTCTCGAACGTCGCGATCGTCGACCCCGAGACCAAGAAGCCGACGCGCGTCGGCTTCCGCAACGAGACCGTGACGAAGGACGGCGTCGAGAAGACGGTCCGCGTTCGTTACGCCAAGAAGTCAGGTAAGGACCTGTAG
- the rpsE gene encoding 30S ribosomal protein S5: MSEKINKEADVVSETPVETAASSESSKNEAPREGRRGGGRDRNQGRGRDRDSDKSQFLERVVTINRVSKVVKGGRRFSFTALVVVGDGNGMVGVGYGKAREVPTAISKGVEEAKKNFFRVPRVAATIPHPVQGEAAAGVVLLRPAAPGTGVIAGGPVRAVLECAGIHDVLSKSLGSSNTLNIVHATVEALQQLEEPRAVAARRGLDYDEVAPARLLRAEAQAAEAAAAAKAGA, from the coding sequence GTGAGCGAGAAGATCAACAAGGAAGCAGACGTGGTCTCGGAGACCCCCGTCGAGACGGCCGCCTCGAGCGAGTCGTCGAAGAACGAGGCGCCCCGCGAGGGTCGTCGTGGCGGCGGTCGCGACCGCAACCAGGGCCGTGGCCGTGACCGCGACAGCGACAAGAGCCAGTTCCTCGAGCGCGTGGTGACCATCAACCGCGTCTCGAAGGTCGTCAAGGGCGGCCGCCGGTTCAGCTTCACGGCGCTCGTCGTCGTGGGCGACGGCAACGGCATGGTCGGCGTCGGCTACGGCAAGGCCCGCGAGGTCCCGACCGCGATCTCGAAGGGCGTCGAGGAGGCGAAGAAGAACTTCTTCCGCGTCCCGCGCGTCGCCGCGACCATCCCGCACCCGGTGCAGGGCGAGGCCGCTGCCGGCGTCGTGCTGCTGCGCCCGGCCGCTCCCGGTACCGGTGTCATCGCCGGTGGTCCGGTGCGTGCCGTGCTCGAGTGCGCCGGCATCCACGACGTGCTGAGCAAGTCGCTCGGTTCGTCGAACACCCTCAACATCGTGCACGCGACCGTCGAGGCGCTGCAGCAGCTCGAGGAGCCCCGTGCCGTCGCAGCTCGCCGCGGCCTCGACTACGACGAGGTCGCCCCGGCCCGTCTGCTGCGTGCTGAGGCCCAGGCAGCCGAGGCTGCCGCTGCAGCGAAGGCAGGTGCCTGA
- a CDS encoding BglG family transcription antiterminator — translation MVERQERMLALLERGGTLTAGELADRLGVTPRTVRNYVAATNGAADAPVIVSGPSGYRVDAAALARYRELERDPADSPRARRGRVLRRLVDAHDPVGVHDLAAGLFVSESTIEADLAHARARLQGSGLRLERHGDAVRVTGTETARRRMLGTLFREESSRGMLEVEHLQEAFATDRLADFKTALLERLTESGYLVNDYGLSNVLLHVAVAVDRITRDHVLAEPDVPETAETAPLAAILRELVPAHFGIDLGEADVRYLASLIATRAATPVAGPAADLERYVDRERLESVRRIVLEATRRYLVDLDDEEFLGRLAMHVQHLVARAGEQSYARNPVAGSLKSSYPMIYELAVFIAGELQREEGIDVNEDEIAYIAMHVGARLEDATAGGDRVDVSVVVPAYQDLHLSALRRIRGVLADDARIVDVITRSDVDWAALSGEIVVTTMPGPRPDDRTIVVTPFVRDDDLDLVRTGIGQARRARRRGRIATELLEYFDPALFRRSAPDVGPEGIIRELGREMVAQGLIDDAYVEGALERERLSSTAFTEHLAVPHAMAMTARRTAISIVVSPSPLRWGDEAVQVVALIAFSEEGRAAFQRVFDQFVEVFSEPDHVRELVAASTDFPSFIDALSHVMES, via the coding sequence GTGGTCGAGCGGCAGGAGCGCATGCTCGCGCTGCTGGAGCGCGGCGGCACGCTCACCGCGGGCGAGCTCGCCGACCGCCTCGGGGTCACGCCGCGCACGGTGCGCAACTACGTGGCGGCGACGAACGGCGCGGCGGATGCCCCGGTCATCGTCTCGGGCCCGAGCGGCTATCGCGTCGACGCCGCCGCGCTCGCGCGCTACCGCGAACTCGAGCGCGACCCCGCCGACTCCCCCCGCGCGCGCCGCGGCCGCGTGCTGCGCCGTCTCGTCGACGCGCACGACCCGGTCGGGGTGCACGACCTCGCGGCCGGGCTCTTCGTGAGCGAGTCCACGATCGAGGCCGACCTCGCGCACGCCCGCGCGCGCCTGCAGGGGTCGGGCCTGCGCCTCGAGCGGCACGGCGACGCCGTGCGCGTCACGGGCACCGAGACCGCACGCAGGCGCATGCTCGGCACGCTCTTCCGCGAGGAGTCGAGCCGCGGCATGCTCGAGGTCGAGCACCTGCAGGAGGCGTTCGCCACCGACCGCCTGGCCGACTTCAAGACCGCCCTGCTCGAGCGGCTCACCGAGTCGGGCTACCTCGTCAACGACTACGGCCTGAGCAACGTGCTCCTGCACGTCGCCGTCGCGGTCGACCGGATCACGCGCGACCACGTGCTGGCCGAGCCCGACGTGCCGGAGACGGCCGAGACCGCCCCGCTGGCGGCGATCCTGCGCGAACTCGTGCCGGCGCACTTCGGCATCGACCTCGGCGAGGCGGACGTGCGCTACCTCGCCTCGCTCATCGCCACGCGTGCGGCGACCCCGGTCGCCGGGCCGGCCGCGGACCTGGAGCGCTACGTCGACCGCGAGCGCCTGGAGTCGGTGCGTCGCATCGTGCTGGAGGCCACGCGCAGGTATCTCGTCGACCTCGACGACGAGGAGTTCCTCGGCCGGCTGGCGATGCACGTGCAGCACCTCGTCGCGCGCGCGGGCGAGCAGTCGTACGCGCGCAACCCCGTCGCCGGGTCGCTGAAGTCGTCGTACCCGATGATCTACGAGCTCGCGGTGTTCATCGCGGGCGAGCTCCAGCGCGAGGAGGGCATCGACGTCAACGAGGACGAGATCGCCTACATCGCGATGCACGTCGGCGCCAGGCTCGAGGACGCCACCGCCGGCGGCGACCGCGTCGACGTGTCGGTCGTCGTCCCCGCCTACCAGGACCTGCACCTGAGCGCGCTCCGCCGCATCCGCGGGGTGCTCGCCGACGACGCCAGGATCGTCGACGTGATCACGCGCAGCGACGTCGACTGGGCCGCGCTGTCGGGCGAGATCGTCGTCACGACCATGCCCGGCCCCCGGCCCGACGACCGCACGATCGTGGTCACGCCGTTCGTGCGCGACGACGACCTCGACCTCGTGCGCACGGGCATCGGGCAGGCGCGTCGCGCGCGCCGGCGCGGTCGCATCGCGACGGAGCTGCTCGAGTACTTCGATCCAGCGCTGTTCCGGCGCAGCGCGCCCGACGTCGGCCCCGAGGGGATCATCCGCGAGCTCGGGCGCGAGATGGTCGCGCAGGGCCTCATCGACGACGCGTACGTCGAGGGCGCGCTCGAGCGCGAGCGGCTGTCGTCCACCGCGTTCACCGAGCACCTCGCGGTGCCGCACGCCATGGCGATGACCGCGCGCCGCACGGCCATCTCGATCGTGGTGAGTCCCTCGCCGCTGCGCTGGGGCGACGAGGCCGTGCAGGTGGTGGCGCTGATCGCGTTCAGCGAGGAGGGGCGCGCCGCGTTCCAGCGCGTGTTCGACCAGTTCGTCGAGGTGTTCTCGGAGCCCGACCACGTGCGCGAGCTCGTCGCCGCGTCGACGGACTTCCCGTCGTTCATCGACGCGCTGTCGCACGTCATGGAGTCCTGA
- the rplN gene encoding 50S ribosomal protein L14, translated as MIQQESRLKVADNTGAKELLTIRVLGGSSRRYAGLGDTIVATVKDAIPGGNVKKGDVVKAVIVRTVKQTRRPDGSYIKFDENAAVILKNDGDPRGTRIFGPVGRELRDKKFMKIISLAPEVI; from the coding sequence GTGATTCAGCAGGAATCCCGGCTCAAGGTCGCCGACAACACCGGCGCCAAGGAGCTGCTCACCATCCGCGTGCTCGGCGGGTCGAGCCGGCGCTACGCCGGCCTCGGCGACACCATCGTCGCGACCGTCAAGGACGCGATCCCCGGTGGCAACGTGAAGAAGGGCGACGTCGTCAAGGCGGTCATCGTCCGCACGGTCAAGCAGACCCGTCGTCCCGACGGCTCGTACATCAAGTTCGACGAGAACGCCGCAGTGATCCTCAAGAACGACGGTGACCCCCGTGGCACCCGCATCTTCGGCCCGGTGGGCCGCGAGCTGCGCGACAAGAAGTTCATGAAGATCATCTCGCTGGCGCCGGAGGTCATCTAA
- the rpsH gene encoding 30S ribosomal protein S8: MTMTDPVADMLTRLRNANSAHHDSVSMPNSKLKAHIAEILKNEGYIADFEVSDARVGTTLTLQLKFGPNRERSIAGIKRVSKPGLRVYAKSTELPKVLGGLGVAILSTSSGLLTDRQAEKKGVGGEVLAYVW, from the coding sequence ATGACGATGACCGATCCGGTCGCTGACATGCTGACCCGGCTGCGCAACGCCAACTCCGCGCACCACGACAGCGTGTCCATGCCGAACTCGAAGCTCAAGGCGCACATCGCCGAGATCCTGAAGAACGAGGGCTACATCGCCGACTTCGAGGTCTCCGACGCGCGCGTGGGCACCACGCTGACGCTGCAGCTGAAGTTCGGCCCCAACCGCGAGCGTTCGATCGCGGGCATCAAGCGGGTCTCGAAGCCCGGACTCCGCGTGTACGCGAAGTCGACCGAGCTCCCCAAGGTGCTCGGCGGCCTCGGCGTCGCGATCCTGTCCACCTCCAGCGGTCTGCTCACCGACCGCCAGGCCGAGAAGAAGGGCGTGGGTGGGGAAGTCCTCGCCTACGTGTGGTAA
- the rpsQ gene encoding 30S ribosomal protein S17 — protein MAETKKAAAEVAEKAELVRPYRKVRRGYVVSDKMEKTIVVEVEDRVKHPLYGKVIRRTSKVKAHDEQNTAGIGDLVVISETRPLSATKRWRLVEILEKAK, from the coding sequence ATGGCTGAGACCAAGAAGGCTGCGGCCGAGGTCGCCGAGAAGGCCGAGCTCGTCCGCCCGTACCGCAAGGTGCGTCGTGGCTACGTCGTCAGCGACAAGATGGAGAAGACCATCGTCGTCGAGGTCGAGGACCGCGTGAAGCACCCGCTCTACGGCAAGGTCATCCGCCGCACCTCCAAGGTGAAGGCGCACGACGAGCAGAACACCGCCGGCATCGGCGACCTGGTCGTCATCAGCGAGACCCGGCCCCTGAGCGCCACCAAGCGCTGGCGCCTTGTCGAGATCCTCGAGAAGGCCAAGTAA
- a CDS encoding adenylate kinase yields MTRLLLIGPPGAGKGTQAARLAQAYDVPAVSTGDIFRANVQGGTTLGLEAKAYMDRGEYVPDSLTNAIVHDRLQHADATTGFLLDGYPRTIEQVHELDRILQEDGTALDAVIQLVADTDEVVARLLKRAAEQGRSDDTEDVIRHRMALYAEQTAPLVEVYGERGLVVEIDGLGAVEDVTERILDAMAARGLRAVASVDDA; encoded by the coding sequence ATGACCCGCCTCCTCCTGATCGGCCCGCCCGGCGCGGGCAAGGGCACCCAGGCCGCACGCCTGGCCCAGGCCTACGACGTGCCGGCGGTCTCCACCGGAGACATCTTCCGCGCGAACGTCCAGGGCGGCACCACGCTCGGCCTCGAGGCCAAGGCGTACATGGACCGCGGCGAGTACGTGCCCGACTCGCTCACCAACGCGATCGTCCACGACCGGCTGCAGCACGCGGACGCGACGACCGGGTTTCTGCTCGACGGCTACCCGCGCACGATCGAGCAGGTGCACGAGCTCGACCGCATCCTCCAGGAGGACGGCACCGCGCTCGACGCCGTCATCCAGCTCGTGGCCGACACCGACGAGGTCGTCGCGCGACTGCTGAAGCGCGCCGCCGAGCAGGGGCGGTCGGATGACACGGAGGACGTCATCCGCCACCGCATGGCGCTCTACGCCGAGCAGACCGCACCGCTGGTCGAGGTCTACGGCGAGCGCGGGCTCGTCGTCGAGATCGACGGGCTCGGCGCGGTCGAGGACGTCACCGAGCGCATCCTCGACGCGATGGCCGCGCGCGGGCTGCGCGCGGTGGCATCCGTCGACGACGCCTGA